One Bradyrhizobium manausense DNA segment encodes these proteins:
- a CDS encoding nucleotidyltransferase family protein gives MSVKPTRAMVLAAGFGLRMRPLTDKMPKPMVPVAGQPLLDHVLDKLGRAGVTDAVVNVHYLPDQIIDHTATRQHPRVTISDERDQVLGTGGGVVKALPLLGDAPFFHVNSDTLWIDGVRSNLTRLAESFDPASMDILLLMAPTATSIGYSGRGDYGMLPDGSLRKRKEKEIVPFVYAGAAILSPRIFEGAPQGEFSLTKMFDRANEQDRLLGLRLDGVWMHVGTPDAVHAAEEAFLESVA, from the coding sequence ATGTCCGTCAAACCGACCAGAGCCATGGTGCTCGCCGCAGGGTTCGGCCTGCGCATGCGTCCGCTGACGGATAAGATGCCCAAGCCGATGGTGCCGGTGGCCGGCCAGCCGCTGCTCGACCACGTGCTCGACAAGCTCGGCCGGGCCGGCGTTACCGACGCAGTGGTCAACGTGCACTATCTGCCCGACCAGATCATCGACCACACCGCAACACGCCAGCATCCGCGCGTGACCATCTCGGACGAGCGCGACCAGGTGCTCGGCACCGGCGGCGGCGTGGTCAAGGCGCTTCCACTGCTCGGCGATGCGCCATTCTTCCACGTCAATTCCGACACGCTGTGGATCGACGGCGTACGCTCCAACCTGACGCGGCTCGCGGAAAGTTTCGACCCTGCAAGCATGGACATCCTGCTGCTGATGGCGCCGACCGCGACCAGCATCGGCTATAGCGGCCGCGGCGATTACGGCATGCTGCCCGACGGGAGCCTGCGCAAGCGCAAGGAAAAGGAGATCGTCCCGTTCGTCTATGCGGGCGCCGCCATCCTCTCGCCCAGGATCTTCGAGGGTGCGCCGCAGGGCGAGTTCTCGCTGACGAAGATGTTCGACCGCGCCAATGAGCAGGATCGCCTGCTCGGGCTGCGCCTCGACGGCGTCTGGATGCATGTCGGCACGCCCGACGCGGTCCACGCCGCGGAAGAGGCGTTTCTGGAGAGCGTGGCGTAA
- the addB gene encoding double-strand break repair protein AddB, which translates to MRVFSVPLSVPFLRTIVSALLDGRLIEGFEARKEPARLADATLYLPTRRAMRVVREIFLDEMAADAVVLPRIVALGDIDEDELAFADEGEQFSGATPLEIPPRLGELERRLTLAQLVAAWAKGPVLAPLVVGGPASTLALAGDLARLIDDMVTRGVDWNALDGLVPDMLDRYWQHSLEFLRIARIAWPAHLTEIKRIEPAARRDQLIAAEAKRLTANPHGPVIAAGSTGSMPATAKFLHAVASLPHGAVVLPGLDTDLDDDAWRSIGGLRDSLGKFAEHPASNHPQYAMHALLDRFGIKRSDVESLQPAADGGRDLLASEAMRPSAKTEVWHDRLKQPDVAAKISGGMTNLAVVEAPNPEMEALAIAIAMREARHLDKSAALVTPDRALARRVMAALTRWDLAFDDSGGDVLMETSAGVFARLAAEAATKGLEPATLLAMLKHPLCRLGRLPGAWKAAIEALELAVLRGTRPPAGTAGLLREFNRFREELAKLWRSEVSALHKAEPRARLKAEDLDRIQALIKALQTALAPIESLASSKPFDFAELAHRHREIMIELSRDEQGIPLAFEEREGLALASAFDDLLRGGTTSGLMVTLPDYADVFQTAFSDRAVRRRDKPGARLQIYGPLESRLMQADRIIIGGLIEGVWPPAPRIDPWLSRPMRHELGLDLPERRIGLSAHDFAQLLGGDEVILTHSAKAGGAPAVASRFLHRLEAVAGDDLWKAAIRAGEKYVQFAGALDQPAKVEPVKQPEPRPPRATRPLKMSVTAIEDWLRDPYTIYAKHILRLDALDPVDMPLSAADRGSAIHDALGEFTETYAAHLPPDPARVLRAIGEKYFAPLMERPEARALWWPRFQRIAHWFSEWETARRDAIEAITAETRGEISIKLDNERSFRLSARADRIERRQGGGYAILDYKTGQPPTGKQVRMGLSPQLTLEAAILREGGFPDIDAGASVSQLVYVRLSGNNPPGEERILELKYKQGDEPQPPDTAAAEARAKLEALIRAFDDENQPYTSLNLPMWTNRYGAYDDLARIKEWSAAGGLGIEEW; encoded by the coding sequence ATGCGCGTCTTCAGCGTTCCCCTCTCAGTCCCGTTCCTGCGCACCATCGTCTCGGCCCTGCTCGACGGCAGGCTGATCGAGGGATTCGAAGCGCGCAAGGAACCGGCGCGGCTGGCGGACGCCACGCTCTATCTGCCGACGCGGCGCGCCATGCGCGTCGTCCGCGAGATCTTCCTCGACGAAATGGCGGCGGATGCCGTGGTGCTGCCGCGCATCGTCGCGCTCGGCGACATCGACGAGGACGAACTCGCCTTCGCCGACGAGGGCGAACAGTTTTCCGGCGCAACTCCGCTCGAGATTCCGCCGCGGCTCGGCGAACTCGAGCGGCGGCTGACACTGGCGCAGCTCGTTGCCGCCTGGGCCAAGGGCCCGGTGCTGGCGCCGCTGGTGGTCGGCGGCCCCGCCTCGACGCTGGCGCTGGCCGGCGACCTCGCCCGCCTGATCGACGACATGGTGACGCGCGGCGTCGACTGGAACGCACTCGACGGCCTCGTGCCTGACATGCTCGACCGCTACTGGCAGCACTCGCTCGAATTCCTGCGCATCGCGCGGATCGCCTGGCCCGCTCACCTCACCGAAATCAAGCGGATCGAGCCCGCGGCGCGACGTGACCAGCTGATCGCCGCGGAAGCGAAGCGCCTGACCGCGAATCCGCATGGGCCCGTGATCGCAGCCGGCTCGACCGGCTCGATGCCGGCCACCGCGAAATTCCTGCATGCGGTCGCTTCGTTGCCCCATGGCGCCGTGGTGCTGCCCGGACTCGATACCGATCTCGACGACGATGCCTGGCGCAGCATCGGGGGGTTGCGCGATTCGCTCGGCAAGTTCGCGGAGCATCCGGCGTCAAACCATCCGCAGTATGCCATGCACGCCCTGCTGGATCGCTTCGGCATCAAGCGCAGCGATGTCGAGAGCCTGCAGCCGGCGGCGGACGGCGGCCGCGATCTGCTGGCGTCCGAAGCGATGCGACCTTCAGCCAAGACGGAAGTCTGGCACGACCGGCTGAAACAGCCTGACGTCGCCGCGAAGATATCAGGCGGCATGACAAATCTCGCCGTGGTCGAAGCGCCCAATCCGGAGATGGAAGCGCTCGCGATCGCGATTGCCATGCGCGAGGCGCGGCATCTGGACAAGTCGGCGGCGCTTGTCACGCCCGATCGCGCGCTGGCGCGGCGGGTGATGGCTGCGCTGACCCGATGGGATCTCGCCTTCGACGATTCCGGCGGCGACGTGCTCATGGAAACCTCCGCCGGCGTGTTTGCGCGGCTCGCGGCGGAAGCAGCAACGAAGGGACTGGAGCCGGCGACGCTGCTGGCGATGCTGAAACATCCGCTGTGCCGGCTCGGCCGGCTACCTGGCGCATGGAAGGCGGCGATCGAGGCCCTCGAGCTTGCAGTCTTGCGCGGTACCCGCCCGCCCGCGGGCACCGCCGGTCTCTTGCGCGAGTTCAACCGCTTTCGCGAGGAGCTGGCAAAGCTGTGGCGCAGCGAGGTTTCCGCGCTCCACAAGGCCGAGCCGCGCGCGCGTCTCAAGGCCGAAGATCTCGACCGCATCCAGGCGCTGATCAAAGCGTTGCAGACGGCGCTCGCCCCGATCGAAAGTCTCGCCTCATCAAAGCCGTTCGACTTCGCGGAGCTCGCGCACCGCCATCGCGAGATCATGATCGAGCTGTCGCGCGACGAGCAAGGCATTCCGCTCGCCTTCGAGGAGCGCGAGGGCCTTGCGCTCGCGAGCGCCTTCGACGATCTCCTGCGCGGCGGTACCACCAGCGGGTTGATGGTGACGCTGCCCGACTATGCCGACGTCTTCCAGACCGCGTTCAGCGACCGTGCGGTGCGGCGGCGGGACAAGCCGGGCGCGCGCCTGCAGATCTACGGTCCGCTGGAATCGCGCCTGATGCAGGCCGACCGGATCATCATCGGCGGCCTGATCGAGGGCGTCTGGCCGCCGGCGCCGCGCATCGATCCCTGGCTGAGCCGGCCGATGCGGCACGAGCTTGGCCTGGATCTGCCGGAACGCCGTATCGGCCTCTCCGCGCACGATTTTGCGCAGCTGCTCGGCGGCGATGAAGTGATCCTCACCCATTCCGCCAAGGCCGGCGGCGCACCGGCCGTGGCCTCGCGCTTCCTGCATCGGCTTGAAGCGGTGGCGGGCGACGATCTCTGGAAGGCGGCGATTCGCGCCGGCGAAAAATACGTGCAATTCGCGGGCGCGCTGGATCAACCCGCCAAGGTCGAGCCGGTCAAGCAGCCCGAGCCGCGACCACCGCGGGCAACGCGTCCGCTAAAGATGTCCGTCACCGCGATCGAGGACTGGCTGCGCGACCCCTACACGATCTACGCAAAACACATCCTGCGGCTCGATGCACTCGATCCCGTCGACATGCCGCTGTCGGCCGCCGACCGCGGCTCGGCCATTCATGACGCGCTCGGTGAGTTCACCGAGACTTACGCCGCACATCTGCCTCCCGATCCCGCGCGCGTGCTGCGTGCGATCGGCGAGAAGTATTTTGCGCCGCTGATGGAGCGGCCCGAAGCGCGCGCGCTGTGGTGGCCACGCTTCCAGCGCATCGCGCACTGGTTCAGCGAATGGGAGACCGCGCGGCGCGACGCGATCGAGGCGATCACCGCGGAGACGCGCGGCGAGATCTCGATCAAGCTCGACAATGAGCGCAGCTTCCGCCTCTCCGCCCGCGCCGATCGCATCGAGCGGCGCCAGGGCGGCGGCTACGCCATCCTTGACTACAAGACCGGCCAGCCGCCGACCGGCAAGCAGGTCCGCATGGGCCTGTCGCCGCAGCTCACGCTGGAAGCGGCGATCCTGCGCGAGGGCGGCTTCCCTGATATCGACGCCGGCGCATCCGTGAGCCAGCTCGTCTATGTCCGCCTCAGCGGCAACAATCCGCCCGGCGAAGAACGCATCCTCGAACTCAAATACAAGCAAGGCGACGAGCCGCAGCCGCCTGATACCGCGGCTGCGGAAGCGCGGGCCAAGCTTGAGGCGCTGATCCGCGCCTTCGACGATGAGAACCAGCCCTACACGTCGCTGAATCTGCCGATGTGGACCAACCGCTACGGCGCCTATGACGATCTCGCCCGGATCAAGGAATGGTCCGCGGCCGGCGGATTGGGGATCGAGGAATGGTGA
- the addA gene encoding double-strand break repair helicase AddA has product MVKLPRPIPDEVRARQARASDPTASAFVSANAGSGKTHVLVQRVIRLLLSGVPPEKILCITFTKAAAANMAERVFTTLGHWVTLDDAGLDAAIRAVGIPHPNAKLRRDARKLFACALETPGGLKVQTIHALCTRLLQQFPFEANVPARFAVMDDRDQADMMERANLKVFLEAARDPDSVTGRALLTAMASAADVTFKEVVREACLSRDHFMSWTDEAGNAGAAAEQMAAVLGVDPSDRIEDVETEILDGPYLPRSRWDDIAFALENGSKSDNDQAGRLREAKVFSGAAQVDAYLSVFLTDEKLPRKAVLTRKFGDANPSVARLFENEASRLCNLIEKRRAVTMRDRTAALLHIATAAAANYRREKQERGLLDYDDLIDKTLAMLNRISAGWVHYKLDRGVDHVLIDEAQDTSPRQWDIVAHIISEFTAGEGAREGLNRTVFAVGDEKQSIFSFQGADPHEFDKRKRELDRKFTAAGLKFDPVAFTYSFRSGAEILHSVDHVFREPTIYKSIHSIDIGHPLHNALSDAGPSVVELWDLAEADDRQEIEGWRAPFDGVAVTSPEVKLARRIQAEIKRLVESGTQTGHAGERRPLRYGDMLILVRRRGNAFDAVIQALKHANVPVAGADRLKLTEHIAIIDLMNLADALLLPQDDLALAVALKSPLFGLDDNDLFQLAHDRRGSLRRALGEHASTSGKFATVLRRLEACEIRAREETPFAFYAWLLGGDGGRARILRRLGHEANDALDEFLELALSCERKAPASLQGFMAWLRSADTEVKRDMEISRDEVRVMTVHGAKGLEASVVFMVDTTSSPADSQRVRLIHVPRGNGGEVVVWAGRKADDPKPVAEARKAMLEETEDEYRRLLYVAMTRAADRLIVGGCLPGNMRTVRKLSWYDLIDTGLSGSGLEKETIETPLGKVTRFARPDDAMALGTPATSVVQMVTLPDWLRTPAPRETVEDDLVRPSGQSSEEGRSLRSGESVQSRALALQRGTLVHRLLQSLPDIATERRREAALGFMTRNASDWTEADRIALADKVLALIAEPRFAPVFAAGSRAEVAIVGKLDRPGRPPALVSGQIDRLVVGPDEVLIIDFKTNQTAPKTVAQAPAAYVRQLALYRAVLSRLYPQKPIRAVLLWTEALEYMEISAPALDAALASLHLGVSLLDPARGRS; this is encoded by the coding sequence ATGGTGAAGCTGCCTCGCCCCATTCCGGATGAAGTGCGCGCGCGACAGGCGCGTGCATCGGACCCGACCGCATCGGCGTTCGTGTCGGCCAATGCCGGCTCGGGCAAGACGCATGTGCTGGTGCAGCGCGTGATCCGCCTGCTGCTGTCAGGCGTGCCGCCGGAAAAGATTCTCTGCATCACCTTCACCAAGGCTGCCGCCGCGAACATGGCCGAGCGCGTGTTCACGACGCTTGGCCATTGGGTCACGCTCGACGATGCCGGGCTCGATGCCGCGATCCGTGCCGTCGGCATCCCGCATCCCAATGCAAAACTGCGCCGCGACGCGCGAAAGCTGTTCGCCTGTGCGCTGGAGACGCCGGGCGGATTGAAGGTGCAGACCATCCACGCGCTCTGCACCCGCTTGCTCCAGCAGTTTCCGTTCGAGGCCAACGTGCCGGCGCGCTTCGCCGTGATGGACGATCGCGACCAGGCCGACATGATGGAGCGCGCCAATCTGAAGGTATTCTTGGAGGCCGCGCGCGATCCGGACAGTGTCACCGGCCGTGCGCTGCTGACCGCAATGGCGAGCGCCGCCGACGTGACCTTCAAGGAAGTCGTGCGCGAGGCGTGTCTGAGCCGTGACCATTTCATGTCCTGGACCGATGAGGCCGGGAACGCCGGCGCGGCGGCTGAACAAATGGCTGCCGTGCTGGGCGTGGACCCGAGCGACCGCATCGAGGACGTCGAGACGGAGATTCTCGATGGACCTTACCTGCCCCGCTCGCGCTGGGACGACATTGCCTTTGCGCTGGAGAACGGCAGCAAGTCCGACAACGACCAGGCCGGCCGTCTCCGCGAGGCGAAAGTGTTCTCCGGCGCAGCACAGGTCGATGCCTATCTGAGCGTTTTCCTCACCGACGAAAAGCTGCCGCGCAAGGCGGTGCTGACCAGGAAGTTCGGCGATGCCAATCCGTCGGTCGCGCGCCTGTTCGAAAACGAAGCGTCGCGGCTGTGTAACCTGATCGAGAAGCGCCGCGCCGTGACCATGCGCGACCGTACCGCAGCCCTCCTGCATATCGCGACCGCCGCCGCCGCAAACTACCGCCGTGAGAAGCAGGAGCGCGGCCTGCTCGATTACGACGACCTCATCGACAAGACCTTGGCGATGCTCAATCGCATTTCGGCGGGCTGGGTGCATTACAAGCTCGATCGGGGCGTCGACCATGTTCTGATCGACGAAGCGCAAGACACAAGCCCGCGGCAATGGGACATCGTCGCGCACATCATCTCGGAATTCACGGCCGGCGAAGGCGCGCGCGAAGGACTGAACCGCACGGTCTTCGCCGTCGGCGACGAGAAGCAATCGATCTTCTCGTTCCAGGGCGCCGACCCGCACGAATTCGACAAGCGCAAGCGCGAGCTGGACCGCAAGTTCACCGCCGCCGGCCTGAAGTTCGATCCGGTCGCCTTCACCTATTCGTTCCGGTCCGGCGCGGAAATCCTGCACTCCGTCGATCACGTGTTCCGCGAGCCGACGATCTATAAAAGCATTCATTCGATCGACATCGGTCACCCCCTGCACAATGCGCTCAGCGATGCCGGCCCGAGTGTCGTTGAACTCTGGGACCTCGCGGAAGCCGACGACCGGCAGGAGATCGAAGGCTGGCGCGCGCCGTTCGACGGCGTCGCCGTCACCAGCCCGGAAGTCAAACTCGCCCGCCGCATCCAGGCCGAGATCAAGCGGCTGGTCGAGAGCGGCACGCAGACGGGACACGCAGGCGAGCGGCGACCGCTGCGTTACGGCGACATGCTGATCCTGGTCCGGCGGCGCGGCAACGCGTTCGACGCCGTGATCCAGGCGCTGAAGCACGCCAACGTGCCCGTGGCCGGCGCCGACCGGCTGAAGCTGACCGAGCACATCGCGATCATCGATCTGATGAACCTTGCCGATGCGCTGCTGCTGCCGCAGGACGATCTCGCGCTGGCGGTGGCGCTGAAGAGCCCGCTGTTCGGCCTCGATGACAACGATCTGTTTCAGCTCGCCCATGACCGCAGGGGATCGCTGCGCCGCGCGCTCGGCGAGCATGCGTCGACCAGCGGGAAGTTCGCGACCGTGCTGCGGCGCCTCGAAGCCTGCGAGATTCGCGCGCGCGAGGAGACGCCGTTTGCCTTCTATGCCTGGCTGCTCGGCGGCGATGGCGGACGCGCGCGCATCCTGCGCCGGCTCGGCCACGAGGCCAATGACGCGCTCGACGAATTTCTGGAGCTCGCGCTGAGTTGCGAGCGCAAGGCGCCGGCTTCGCTGCAAGGCTTCATGGCCTGGCTGCGGTCCGCCGACACCGAGGTGAAGCGCGACATGGAAATCAGCCGCGACGAGGTGCGGGTGATGACGGTGCATGGCGCGAAGGGCCTGGAGGCGTCGGTTGTGTTCATGGTCGACACCACGTCGTCGCCGGCGGATTCGCAGCGCGTGCGGTTGATCCACGTGCCGCGCGGCAACGGCGGCGAGGTCGTGGTCTGGGCCGGCCGCAAGGCCGACGATCCGAAGCCCGTCGCCGAGGCGCGCAAGGCGATGCTCGAGGAGACCGAGGACGAATATCGTCGCCTGCTCTATGTCGCGATGACGCGCGCAGCCGATCGCCTGATCGTCGGCGGCTGCCTGCCCGGCAACATGAGAACAGTCCGCAAGCTAAGCTGGTACGATCTCATCGACACCGGGCTATCCGGTTCGGGCCTCGAGAAGGAGACGATCGAGACGCCACTCGGCAAGGTGACCCGATTCGCCCGGCCCGACGACGCCATGGCGCTGGGCACACCGGCGACGTCAGTCGTTCAAATGGTCACACTGCCGGATTGGTTACGGACGCCAGCGCCGCGCGAGACGGTCGAGGACGATCTCGTTCGCCCCTCCGGTCAGTCTTCCGAGGAAGGCCGCAGCTTGCGATCAGGCGAGTCGGTGCAGTCGCGCGCGCTGGCGCTCCAGCGCGGCACGCTGGTGCACCGGCTGCTGCAATCCCTGCCTGATATCGCCACCGAGCGCCGGCGCGAGGCCGCGCTCGGCTTCATGACCCGCAATGCCTCTGATTGGACCGAGGCCGATCGCATTGCGCTGGCCGACAAGGTACTCGCTCTGATCGCCGAGCCGCGCTTTGCGCCGGTCTTTGCCGCCGGCAGCCGGGCGGAGGTTGCGATCGTCGGCAAGCTCGACCGACCGGGCCGCCCGCCGGCGCTGGTGTCGGGGCAGATCGACCGGCTCGTCGTTGGTCCGGACGAGGTTCTGATCATCGATTTCAAGACCAACCAGACCGCGCCCAAGACCGTGGCTCAGGCGCCCGCCGCCTATGTCAGGCAGCTGGCGCTGTACCGGGCGGTGCTTTCCAGGCTTTATCCCCAAAAGCCCATCCGCGCCGTCCTGCTCTGGACCGAGGCCCTTGAATATATGGAGATTTCAGCCCCCGCGCTGGACGCGGCGCTGGCATCCCTTCATCTCGGTGTGAGCCTCCTTGACCCGGCAAGGGGCCGTTCATAG
- the trxA gene encoding thioredoxin: MAVGKVSDTDFEAEVLKANGPVVVDFWAEWCGPCRMIAPALDEIAGAMGDKVKIVKLNVDESPKTASKYGVMSIPTLMIFKGGEMASRQVGAAPKAKLQQWITSAV; the protein is encoded by the coding sequence ATGGCCGTTGGCAAGGTTTCTGATACGGATTTCGAAGCCGAAGTGCTCAAGGCGAACGGCCCCGTGGTGGTCGATTTCTGGGCCGAGTGGTGTGGCCCCTGCCGCATGATCGCGCCTGCCCTCGACGAGATCGCCGGAGCGATGGGCGACAAGGTCAAGATCGTGAAGCTCAACGTCGATGAGAGCCCGAAGACCGCGTCGAAGTACGGCGTGATGTCGATCCCGACCCTGATGATCTTCAAGGGCGGCGAGATGGCCTCCCGCCAGGTCGGCGCCGCGCCGAAGGCGAAGCTGCAGCAGTGGATCACCTCCGCGGTCTGA
- a CDS encoding SRPBCC family protein, translating to MSDDNVWRHEYAIETSASAATIWSIFCDVPGWKNWNAGIEQIAIDGPFTAGTWFTMKPPGEEALRSQLVDVRENVCFVDETRVGDLAIKVAHRIEPLGPGRTRIVYAVDAQGPQAADIGPAVASDFPEVLASLVRLAEAKASG from the coding sequence ATGAGTGACGACAACGTCTGGCGACACGAATATGCCATCGAGACGTCCGCATCCGCAGCGACGATCTGGAGCATCTTTTGCGACGTGCCTGGCTGGAAAAACTGGAATGCGGGTATCGAGCAGATCGCGATTGACGGACCATTCACGGCGGGTACCTGGTTTACGATGAAGCCGCCCGGCGAAGAGGCGTTGCGCTCGCAACTGGTCGATGTGCGCGAGAACGTCTGCTTCGTCGACGAAACGCGGGTCGGCGATCTCGCCATCAAGGTCGCCCATCGCATCGAGCCGCTTGGCCCGGGGCGCACCCGCATTGTTTACGCCGTCGACGCCCAGGGCCCGCAAGCGGCCGACATCGGTCCGGCCGTTGCGTCAGATTTTCCTGAAGTTCTTGCAAGCCTGGTCAGGCTCGCGGAGGCCAAGGCCAGCGGATAA
- a CDS encoding bifunctional folylpolyglutamate synthase/dihydrofolate synthase — translation MSASPDSAKTPLDALIGRLSALHQKRIDLGLERMQRLLERLDHPERKLPPVIHVAGTNGKGSTVAYLRATLEAAGLRVHAYTSPYLVRINECFRIGRVGGGVLVSDDELRAALEEVERVNAGEPATVFELKTAAAFLLFAQNPADAVLLEVGLGGRLDSTNVVDTPAACVITPVSMDHMDFLGDTLTSIAGEKAAIIKRGVPVICAEQSGEAMAVIEAQARRMRAPLFAANESWHVNVEHGRLVYSDERGLMDLAAPRLFGRHQFDNAGLAIATLRAIPTFKVNQAAFEAGIVGAEWPARMQRLTSGELLAWGPQGSEIWLDGGHNAEGGRVAAAALGDLEERVSRPLVVIAGMMANKDAQAFLANFAGLTRHIIAVPIPDTENAMPVDRLADAVRSLGMRVEIAPGIEAALRGLSKLAYEVPPRILITGSLYLAGHVLGLNGTPPA, via the coding sequence GTGAGCGCGTCCCCTGACAGCGCAAAGACGCCGCTCGATGCATTGATCGGGCGGCTGTCGGCCCTGCATCAGAAGCGTATCGACCTTGGTCTCGAGCGGATGCAGCGTCTGCTCGAGCGGCTCGACCATCCCGAACGCAAGCTACCTCCGGTGATCCATGTCGCCGGCACCAACGGCAAGGGCTCGACGGTCGCCTATCTGCGCGCGACGCTGGAGGCCGCCGGCCTGCGCGTCCATGCCTACACGTCCCCCTATCTCGTCCGCATCAACGAATGTTTTCGCATCGGCCGCGTCGGCGGCGGCGTGCTGGTCTCCGACGACGAATTGCGTGCGGCACTCGAAGAGGTCGAACGCGTCAATGCCGGCGAGCCCGCGACAGTCTTTGAGCTGAAGACCGCAGCCGCATTCCTCTTGTTCGCGCAAAATCCTGCCGACGCGGTGCTGCTCGAAGTCGGCCTCGGTGGCCGGCTCGATTCGACCAATGTGGTCGATACGCCTGCGGCCTGCGTGATCACGCCCGTCAGCATGGACCATATGGATTTCCTCGGCGACACGCTGACGTCGATTGCCGGCGAGAAGGCCGCGATCATCAAGCGTGGTGTGCCCGTGATTTGCGCCGAGCAGTCGGGCGAAGCGATGGCGGTGATCGAAGCGCAGGCCAGGCGCATGCGCGCGCCGTTGTTTGCCGCCAACGAAAGCTGGCACGTCAATGTCGAGCACGGGCGTCTGGTCTATTCCGACGAGCGCGGCTTGATGGATCTCGCCGCGCCGCGCCTGTTCGGCCGTCACCAGTTCGACAACGCCGGGCTTGCCATTGCAACGCTGCGCGCGATTCCGACGTTCAAGGTCAACCAGGCGGCGTTCGAGGCCGGCATCGTCGGGGCCGAATGGCCGGCGCGGATGCAGCGTCTGACCTCGGGCGAGTTGCTCGCCTGGGGGCCGCAGGGGTCCGAGATCTGGCTCGATGGCGGGCACAATGCCGAGGGCGGCCGTGTCGCAGCCGCCGCGCTCGGCGATCTCGAAGAGCGGGTGTCGCGGCCCCTGGTCGTGATCGCGGGCATGATGGCCAACAAGGACGCGCAGGCGTTTCTGGCAAATTTCGCCGGCCTGACCCGTCATATCATCGCGGTGCCGATCCCCGACACCGAGAACGCGATGCCGGTTGACCGTCTCGCGGACGCTGTCCGCAGCCTCGGCATGCGCGTCGAGATCGCACCCGGTATCGAGGCCGCATTGCGAGGTCTGTCGAAGCTCGCCTACGAAGTGCCGCCGCGCATCCTCATCACCGGCTCGCTCTATCTCGCCGGCCACGTGCTGGGCCTCAACGGCACGCCGCCTGCATAG
- the accD gene encoding acetyl-CoA carboxylase, carboxyltransferase subunit beta has protein sequence MNWLTNVVRPKIRNMLRRETPENLWIKCPDSGQLVFYKDVEANQFVIPGSNYHMRMGAVARLKSIFDNETWFDVALPDVTPDPLKFRDEKKYVDRIKDARARTNLNDAVKVGYGKLEGAGIVVAVQDFDFMGGSLGMAAGEALVRGLELAVEKKSPFIVFAASGGARMQEGILSLMQMPRTTVAVQMLREAKQPYIVVLTNPTTGGVTASYAMLGDVQIAEPGALIGFAGARVIEQTIREKLPEGFQRAEYLKEHGMVDMVVHRHELRPTLARLCRLLTKAPAQENASRPTQPVVSPAQIVSAAETAPAAPHA, from the coding sequence ATGAACTGGCTTACCAATGTGGTCCGGCCGAAGATCCGCAACATGCTGCGGCGGGAGACGCCGGAGAATCTGTGGATCAAGTGCCCGGATTCCGGACAGCTCGTGTTCTACAAGGACGTCGAGGCCAACCAGTTCGTCATCCCCGGCTCGAACTACCACATGCGCATGGGCGCAGTGGCGCGGCTGAAGTCGATCTTCGACAACGAGACCTGGTTCGACGTGGCCTTGCCCGACGTCACGCCTGATCCGCTGAAGTTCCGCGACGAGAAGAAGTACGTCGATCGCATCAAGGATGCGCGCGCCCGCACCAATCTGAATGACGCGGTCAAGGTCGGCTATGGCAAGCTCGAAGGCGCTGGCATCGTCGTCGCCGTGCAGGATTTCGATTTCATGGGCGGCTCGCTCGGCATGGCCGCAGGCGAAGCCCTGGTGCGTGGGCTCGAGCTTGCGGTCGAGAAGAAGTCGCCGTTCATCGTGTTCGCCGCCTCCGGCGGCGCGCGCATGCAGGAAGGCATCCTGTCGCTGATGCAGATGCCGCGCACCACGGTCGCGGTGCAGATGCTCCGTGAGGCAAAACAGCCCTACATCGTCGTGCTGACCAACCCGACCACCGGCGGCGTCACCGCATCCTACGCGATGCTCGGCGACGTCCAGATTGCCGAGCCCGGCGCGCTCATTGGTTTCGCCGGCGCGCGCGTGATCGAGCAGACCATCCGCGAGAAATTGCCGGAGGGTTTTCAGCGGGCTGAGTACCTGAAGGAGCACGGCATGGTCGACATGGTCGTGCATCGCCACGAGCTGCGTCCGACCCTGGCGCGGCTGTGCCGCCTGCTGACCAAGGCGCCGGCGCAGGAAAATGCGTCCAGGCCGACGCAGCCTGTCGTCAGCCCCGCGCAGATCGTATCGGCCGCTGAGACGGCGCCGGCTGCGCCCCACGCGTGA